A genomic window from Microbacterium sp. ET2 includes:
- a CDS encoding SPOR domain-containing protein, giving the protein MAHDSEKYWYNLTTGEVEKGFESPAIDRAGPFDTAEEAAKAPDVLRERSRAWAEDEAREDGWESRPAGSDGAN; this is encoded by the coding sequence GTGGCACACGACAGCGAGAAGTACTGGTACAACCTGACCACCGGCGAGGTCGAGAAGGGCTTCGAATCCCCCGCCATCGACCGGGCCGGCCCCTTCGACACCGCCGAGGAAGCGGCGAAGGCGCCCGACGTGCTGCGCGAGCGCTCCCGCGCATGGGCTGAAGACGAAGCCCGCGAGGACGGCTGGGAGAGCCGTCCGGCCGGCAGCGACGGCGCGAACTAG
- the ppgK gene encoding polyphosphate--glucose phosphotransferase, which translates to MASDATRAVGIDIGGTGIKGAVVDLKDGTLLTDRVKVSTPKGAEPPDVLEAVKEVLSRLDVSEDAIPLGVAFPAIVKNGTTLSAANVSDKWIGFEAERFFENGLGRDIYFANDADVAGVAEMRYGAARDQNGLVILTTLGTGIGSAVMYRGVLIPNTELGHLQRAKHGKDAEAFAAYSAMEREELSWAEWAERLQWYYDYVQFLFSPDLFIVGGGVSKHADKFLHLLSLKTPIVPATHRNNAGIIGAAALSLGVEPQLTDVTAAD; encoded by the coding sequence ATGGCTTCTGACGCGACGCGCGCCGTCGGCATCGACATCGGCGGCACCGGGATCAAGGGTGCGGTGGTGGATCTGAAGGACGGGACCCTCCTCACCGACCGGGTGAAGGTGTCCACTCCGAAGGGCGCGGAGCCGCCCGACGTCCTCGAGGCCGTCAAGGAGGTCCTCTCACGACTCGATGTCAGCGAGGACGCCATCCCGCTCGGGGTGGCCTTCCCGGCCATCGTCAAGAACGGTACGACCCTCTCCGCCGCGAATGTCTCGGACAAGTGGATCGGCTTCGAAGCCGAGAGGTTCTTCGAGAACGGACTGGGTCGTGACATCTACTTCGCCAACGATGCGGATGTCGCAGGAGTCGCCGAGATGCGCTACGGCGCCGCACGTGACCAGAACGGGCTGGTGATCCTCACCACTTTGGGCACGGGCATCGGCTCCGCGGTGATGTACCGCGGTGTCCTCATCCCCAACACCGAACTGGGGCATCTCCAGCGCGCCAAGCACGGTAAGGACGCCGAGGCGTTCGCCGCTTACTCGGCCATGGAGCGGGAGGAGCTCTCGTGGGCGGAGTGGGCCGAGCGGCTGCAGTGGTACTACGACTACGTGCAGTTCCTCTTCAGTCCCGACCTGTTCATCGTCGGCGGCGGCGTGAGCAAGCATGCCGACAAGTTCCTGCACCTGCTGTCGCTCAAGACGCCGATCGTACCGGCGACCCACCGGAACAATGCAGGGATCATCGGAGCGGCCGCTCTGTCGCTGGGTGTCGAGCCCCAGCTGACCGACGTGACCGCCGCTGACTGA
- a CDS encoding zinc ribbon domain-containing protein, translated as MNATPADQRRLLEVSDLDTRIRQADHARRNPPQAERVKELLARRTELTQELSRRAGARDDLRAELARIESDVAVVDARRARDEERLAASSNSREAQGFESELASLSRRKRDLEDAELEVMEKLDAAEAAVVEQEELIRATNEEGAQLSAEAKRAVAEAEASLTAARRDRDAVAGSIADDLLALYERLASRGVGAGLLRRQTCEGCHMVLSGTDVQRIRQTPDDTVVTCPECGGILVRTEESGL; from the coding sequence GTGAACGCCACTCCTGCCGATCAGCGCCGCCTCCTTGAGGTGTCCGACCTCGACACCCGCATCCGCCAGGCAGATCACGCCCGGCGGAACCCTCCGCAGGCCGAGCGCGTCAAGGAGCTTCTCGCCCGTCGCACCGAGCTGACGCAGGAACTCAGCCGCCGCGCCGGTGCGCGCGACGATCTGCGTGCGGAACTGGCTCGGATCGAGTCCGACGTCGCCGTCGTCGACGCGCGTCGCGCTCGCGACGAAGAGCGCCTGGCGGCGAGTTCGAACTCCCGCGAGGCGCAGGGGTTCGAAAGCGAGCTCGCCTCGCTCTCCCGTCGGAAGCGCGACCTGGAGGACGCCGAGCTCGAGGTGATGGAGAAGCTCGACGCCGCCGAAGCCGCGGTGGTCGAGCAGGAGGAGCTCATCCGCGCGACGAATGAGGAAGGGGCGCAGCTGAGCGCCGAGGCCAAGCGCGCGGTGGCCGAGGCGGAAGCCTCCCTGACCGCTGCCCGGCGCGACCGCGACGCCGTCGCAGGATCGATCGCCGACGACCTGCTGGCGCTCTATGAACGACTCGCCTCCCGCGGCGTCGGTGCGGGTCTGCTGCGCCGGCAAACCTGCGAGGGCTGCCACATGGTGTTGTCGGGCACCGATGTGCAGCGGATCAGGCAGACGCCGGATGACACGGTGGTGACCTGTCCGGAGTGCGGTGGCATCCTCGTCCGCACCGAAGAGTCGGGCCTCTGA
- a CDS encoding LLM class F420-dependent oxidoreductase: protein MTNFGYTLMTEQSGPKELVRYARLAEDVGFDFEVSSDHFTPWLTTQGHAPYAWSVLGAVAAVTERVELMTYVTCPTVRYHPAVVAQKAATVQLLSDGRFTLGLGSGESLNEHVVGEGWPGVDVRQDMLVEAIEIIRALHTGDLVTYDGQYYRVDSARVWDAPDGGVPLATAVSGPKSIERFSALVDHMIAVEPEGELVTGWDEARGGTSRKIGQIPISWDPDEEAAIARAHEQFRWFGLGWPVNSELPTPASFAAATQFVRPEDVAEGIACGPDLDKIAESVRPYLEAGFTDVALVQIGGDTQDRFLAEAAEPLLDRLRAM, encoded by the coding sequence ATGACGAACTTCGGCTACACCCTGATGACCGAGCAGAGCGGCCCGAAGGAGCTCGTTCGCTACGCCCGCCTCGCGGAGGACGTCGGCTTCGACTTCGAGGTCTCCAGCGACCACTTCACTCCCTGGCTCACGACACAGGGGCACGCGCCGTACGCCTGGTCCGTGCTGGGCGCGGTGGCCGCCGTGACCGAACGGGTCGAGCTGATGACCTACGTCACCTGCCCGACGGTGCGGTACCACCCCGCTGTGGTCGCCCAGAAGGCCGCCACCGTGCAGCTGCTCTCGGACGGTCGGTTCACCCTGGGCCTCGGATCGGGCGAGAGCCTCAACGAGCACGTCGTCGGCGAGGGGTGGCCGGGAGTGGACGTGCGACAGGACATGCTGGTCGAGGCCATCGAGATCATCCGCGCCCTGCACACCGGTGATCTGGTCACCTACGACGGACAGTACTACCGGGTCGATTCCGCCCGCGTCTGGGACGCCCCCGACGGTGGGGTGCCGCTCGCGACAGCGGTGTCGGGCCCGAAATCGATCGAGCGGTTCTCCGCGCTCGTCGACCACATGATCGCCGTCGAGCCCGAGGGGGAGCTCGTGACCGGATGGGACGAGGCGCGCGGGGGCACCTCGCGGAAGATCGGTCAGATCCCGATCTCGTGGGATCCCGACGAGGAAGCCGCGATCGCCCGCGCTCACGAGCAGTTCCGCTGGTTCGGATTGGGCTGGCCGGTCAACTCCGAGCTGCCCACCCCGGCGAGCTTCGCCGCGGCCACCCAGTTCGTGCGGCCCGAAGACGTCGCCGAGGGCATCGCGTGCGGCCCCGACCTCGACAAGATCGCCGAAAGCGTGCGCCCCTACCTCGAAGCCGGATTCACCGACGTCGCCCTCGTTCAGATCGGCGGCGACACCCAGGACCGGTTCCTCGCCGAGGCGGCAGAGCCTCTGCTCGATCGACTGCGCGCGATGTGA
- the aceE gene encoding pyruvate dehydrogenase (acetyl-transferring), homodimeric type, translating into MTVHDQDPYSQGPQDSDPEETSEWQESLQQLVQAKGPQRGREIMLSLLKASKELHLGVPMVPTTDYINTIAAENEPDFPGDEEIERRYRAWIRWNAAITVHRAQRPGIAVGGHISTYASSAALYEVGFNHFFRGQDHPTGGDQIFIQGHASPGTYARAFLEGRLTEAQLDGFRQEKSAAPNGIPSYPHPRLMPEFWQFPTVSMGLGPINAIYQAMTNKYLTNRGIKDVSDSHVWAFLGDGEMDEVESRGQLQVAANEGLDNLTFVVNCNLQRLDGPVRGNGKIIQELESFFRGAGWNVIKVIWGREWDDLLARDSEGALLNLMNVTPDGDYQTYKAENGAYVREHFFGRDERAAALVKDYSDEQIWNLKRGGHDYRKVYAAFKAAAEHKGQPTVILAKTIKGYGLGPHFEGRNATHQMKKMTLDDLKLFRDAMHIPVSDAQLEENPYLPPYYNPGPQDETIQYLQERRRALAGYLPERRTHHVGLELPGDQAYALPKKGSGTQEVATTMAFVRLLKDLLRVKDFGHRIVPIIPDEARTFGMDAYFPTAKIYNPHGQHYTSVDRELLLAYKESPQGQIIHVGINEAGALAAFTGTGTSYSTHGEPLIPVYVFYSMFGFQRTGDALWAAGDQMTRGFLIGATAGRTTLTGEGLQHADGHSPLLASTNPAVVSYDPAYGYEIAHIVRAGIERMYGGNHPDPNVMYYLTVYNEPMVQPAEPDGVDVEGIVRGIHRIAPAAGDGARAQILASGVGVPWALEAQQLLRDDWGVQADVWSVTSWGELRRDGLAADEHNFLHPDGEQRSAYVTDKLAGTPGPVIAVSDFEHAVQDQIRPWVQHNFHTLGADGFGFSDTRPAARRWFKIDGPSIVVKTLQALAAEGTVDRSLSVQAIEKYRLHDVSAGTSGNAGGES; encoded by the coding sequence GTGACTGTTCACGACCAGGATCCGTACTCTCAGGGCCCGCAGGACAGCGATCCGGAAGAGACGTCGGAGTGGCAGGAATCGCTCCAGCAGCTGGTGCAGGCCAAGGGTCCGCAGCGCGGCCGCGAGATCATGCTCAGCCTGCTGAAGGCGTCGAAGGAACTCCACCTCGGGGTCCCGATGGTCCCCACCACCGACTACATCAACACCATCGCAGCCGAGAACGAGCCCGACTTCCCCGGCGACGAGGAGATCGAGCGTCGTTACCGGGCATGGATCCGTTGGAACGCCGCCATCACCGTGCACCGGGCGCAGCGACCCGGCATCGCCGTCGGCGGCCACATCTCGACCTACGCCTCGTCGGCCGCCCTCTACGAGGTCGGCTTCAACCACTTCTTCCGAGGGCAGGACCACCCCACCGGAGGCGACCAGATCTTCATCCAGGGGCACGCCTCGCCCGGCACCTACGCCAGGGCCTTCCTCGAGGGTCGCCTCACCGAGGCACAGCTCGACGGCTTCCGCCAGGAGAAGTCGGCTGCCCCCAACGGCATCCCCTCCTACCCGCACCCCCGCCTGATGCCGGAGTTCTGGCAGTTCCCGACGGTGTCGATGGGGCTCGGTCCGATCAACGCCATCTACCAGGCGATGACCAACAAGTACCTCACCAACCGCGGGATCAAGGACGTCTCCGACTCCCATGTCTGGGCATTCCTCGGTGACGGCGAGATGGACGAGGTGGAGAGCCGCGGTCAGCTCCAGGTCGCCGCCAACGAGGGCCTGGACAACCTCACCTTCGTCGTCAACTGCAACCTGCAGCGCCTTGACGGCCCCGTCCGCGGCAACGGCAAGATCATCCAGGAACTGGAGAGCTTCTTCCGCGGCGCCGGCTGGAATGTCATCAAAGTGATCTGGGGTCGCGAGTGGGACGACCTGCTCGCCCGTGACAGCGAAGGCGCGCTGCTGAACCTGATGAACGTCACCCCCGACGGTGACTATCAGACCTACAAGGCCGAGAACGGCGCGTACGTCCGTGAGCACTTCTTCGGCCGCGACGAGCGCGCTGCCGCCCTCGTCAAGGACTACAGCGACGAGCAGATCTGGAACCTCAAGCGAGGCGGGCACGACTACCGCAAGGTCTACGCCGCGTTCAAGGCGGCCGCCGAGCACAAGGGCCAGCCCACCGTCATCCTCGCGAAGACCATCAAGGGCTACGGTCTCGGTCCCCACTTCGAGGGTCGCAACGCCACGCATCAGATGAAGAAGATGACGCTGGACGACCTCAAGCTTTTCCGTGACGCGATGCACATCCCGGTGAGCGACGCGCAGCTCGAGGAGAACCCGTACCTTCCGCCGTACTACAACCCCGGTCCGCAGGACGAGACCATCCAGTACCTGCAGGAGCGGCGGCGTGCGCTCGCCGGTTACCTGCCGGAACGGCGCACGCACCACGTCGGCCTGGAACTGCCCGGTGACCAGGCTTACGCCCTTCCCAAGAAGGGATCGGGCACGCAGGAAGTCGCGACGACGATGGCGTTCGTCCGTCTCCTGAAAGATCTGCTGCGTGTGAAGGACTTCGGTCACCGCATCGTTCCGATCATCCCCGACGAGGCCCGCACGTTCGGCATGGACGCGTACTTCCCGACGGCGAAGATCTACAACCCCCACGGTCAGCACTACACGTCTGTCGACCGCGAACTGCTTCTGGCGTACAAGGAGAGTCCCCAGGGGCAGATCATCCACGTCGGCATCAACGAGGCGGGCGCACTCGCGGCCTTCACCGGCACCGGGACGTCGTACTCCACGCACGGCGAGCCGTTGATCCCCGTCTACGTCTTCTACTCGATGTTCGGATTCCAGCGCACCGGTGACGCCCTGTGGGCGGCCGGCGACCAGATGACGCGCGGTTTCCTCATCGGCGCCACCGCGGGTCGCACGACGCTGACGGGCGAGGGCCTCCAGCACGCCGACGGGCACTCGCCGCTCCTGGCTTCCACCAACCCTGCGGTGGTCAGCTACGACCCGGCCTACGGCTACGAGATCGCCCACATCGTGCGGGCGGGAATCGAGCGGATGTACGGCGGGAATCATCCCGACCCGAACGTCATGTACTACCTCACGGTGTACAACGAGCCGATGGTTCAGCCTGCCGAACCCGACGGTGTCGACGTCGAGGGCATCGTCCGCGGCATCCATCGCATCGCACCCGCAGCCGGCGACGGGGCCCGCGCGCAGATCCTCGCCTCGGGCGTGGGCGTGCCGTGGGCACTCGAGGCCCAGCAGCTGCTGCGCGACGACTGGGGCGTCCAGGCCGACGTGTGGTCCGTGACCTCCTGGGGCGAGCTGCGTCGCGACGGTCTCGCCGCCGACGAGCACAACTTCCTCCACCCCGACGGCGAGCAGCGCAGCGCTTACGTCACCGACAAGCTGGCGGGGACGCCGGGTCCGGTCATCGCGGTCAGCGACTTCGAACATGCCGTCCAGGATCAGATCCGCCCGTGGGTGCAGCACAATTTCCACACGCTGGGCGCCGACGGTTTCGGCTTCTCCGACACTCGCCCGGCCGCACGCCGGTGGTTCAAGATCGACGGACCCTCGATCGTCGTCAAGACCCTGCAGGCGCTGGCTGCCGAGGGGACGGTGGATCGCTCCCTGTCGGTGCAGGCGATCGAGAAGTACCGGCTGCACGACGTCAGCGCGGGCACGAGCGGGAACGCGGGCGGCGAGAGCTGA
- a CDS encoding PucR family transcriptional regulator — translation MDKAETLAWLRRISGDLATATIQRLEDSLPWYAEMPPARRSAVGLVAQAGISSFIQWYDDPGSTPWIAADIFAAAPRELLRSVSLTQTLQLIRVTVEVTEERVAGKDENLREAILLYSREVAFAAADVYARAAEARGLWDARLEALVVDSILTGEADEELPSRIAALGWHGHGEVAVLVGTTPPQFDVDQLRRTARKLGVDVLIGVQGSRLVLVVGRADAPRGEETPTDLPFDEIARRLEPGFGTGYLVLGPAVPALVDASQSARAALAGFAVARAWRHAPRPVDADDLLPERALAGDPLAKQTLVERIYRPLQSHSSDLVTTLWSYLDNGRSLEATARELFVHPNTVRYRLKRVSEVIGWDATGPREALILQTALILGSIGTDATRRRSPGPRRVG, via the coding sequence ATGGACAAGGCCGAAACACTCGCCTGGCTCCGACGCATCTCGGGCGACCTCGCCACGGCTACGATCCAGCGTCTCGAGGACTCGCTCCCCTGGTATGCCGAGATGCCGCCGGCCCGGCGGTCGGCGGTCGGTCTAGTAGCCCAGGCGGGCATCAGCTCCTTCATACAGTGGTACGACGACCCCGGCTCCACACCCTGGATCGCCGCGGACATCTTCGCCGCCGCGCCCCGTGAACTCCTGCGGAGCGTGTCGCTGACGCAGACGCTGCAGCTGATCCGCGTCACCGTCGAGGTGACGGAGGAACGGGTGGCCGGCAAGGACGAGAACCTCCGCGAGGCGATCCTGCTGTACTCGCGCGAGGTCGCCTTCGCCGCCGCCGACGTGTACGCGCGCGCGGCGGAGGCGCGGGGGCTCTGGGACGCGCGCCTGGAGGCGCTGGTCGTGGACTCGATCCTCACGGGCGAGGCCGACGAGGAGCTGCCGAGCCGGATCGCGGCCCTCGGCTGGCACGGACACGGGGAGGTTGCGGTGCTCGTGGGCACCACTCCCCCGCAATTCGACGTCGACCAGTTGCGGCGCACGGCGCGCAAGCTCGGAGTCGACGTGCTCATCGGTGTGCAGGGCTCGCGACTGGTCCTGGTGGTCGGCCGCGCCGACGCGCCGCGCGGAGAAGAGACCCCCACCGATCTGCCCTTCGACGAGATCGCCCGCCGCCTCGAACCCGGCTTCGGAACGGGCTACCTCGTGCTCGGACCCGCCGTCCCTGCTCTGGTCGACGCCAGCCAGAGTGCACGCGCTGCCCTCGCCGGCTTCGCCGTCGCCCGGGCTTGGCGTCATGCGCCCCGGCCCGTCGATGCCGACGACCTCCTCCCCGAGCGAGCTCTTGCGGGCGATCCACTGGCGAAGCAGACCCTGGTGGAACGGATCTATCGCCCGCTGCAGAGCCACAGCTCCGATCTGGTGACGACGCTGTGGAGCTATCTCGACAACGGCCGCTCGCTCGAGGCGACCGCGCGGGAGCTCTTCGTGCACCCGAACACGGTGCGCTACCGACTCAAACGGGTGTCGGAGGTCATCGGGTGGGACGCCACCGGGCCGCGCGAAGCGCTCATCCTGCAGACGGCGCTGATTCTCGGATCGATCGGGACGGATGCCACCCGCCGACGTTCTCCCGGACCGCGGCGCGTCGGGTGA
- a CDS encoding ACP S-malonyltransferase → MIIAVFPGQGSQTPGFLTPWLEIPGARETLEVYSDAAGVDLVAAGTEWDADRIRDTKVAQPLIVAAGLLAWGELGRPRQVAGVAGHSVGEFTAAAAAAILPDAEVLRLVGVRGQAMADAAAHADTGMSAVIGGDETAVLEGLSALGLTPANHNGAGQIVAAGARADLDRLAAEPVPGTRVIPLQVAGAFHTDYMAPAVATLRDAAARTVGGDPLRTIWTNRDGSAVQTGRAFIDLLVEQVASPVRWDLCMASFAAAGVTGIVELTPAGTLTGLAKRALRGVPTVAVKTPDDLAAAVELWEGSAA, encoded by the coding sequence GTGATCATTGCCGTCTTCCCCGGGCAGGGCTCGCAGACGCCGGGATTCCTCACCCCGTGGCTGGAGATCCCGGGAGCTCGAGAGACCCTCGAGGTCTACTCCGATGCAGCGGGGGTCGATCTGGTCGCCGCGGGAACGGAGTGGGACGCCGATCGCATCCGCGACACCAAGGTGGCCCAGCCGCTCATCGTCGCGGCCGGCCTCCTGGCCTGGGGTGAATTGGGCAGGCCCCGGCAGGTGGCAGGGGTCGCCGGACATTCAGTCGGAGAGTTCACCGCTGCGGCTGCCGCGGCGATCCTCCCCGACGCCGAGGTACTGCGTCTGGTCGGCGTTCGCGGTCAGGCCATGGCGGATGCCGCCGCGCACGCGGACACCGGGATGAGCGCCGTGATCGGCGGAGACGAGACGGCCGTTCTGGAGGGGCTGTCGGCGCTCGGGCTGACACCGGCCAACCACAACGGCGCGGGACAGATCGTCGCCGCCGGAGCCCGTGCCGATCTCGACCGCCTCGCCGCCGAACCCGTCCCCGGCACTCGCGTCATTCCGCTTCAGGTGGCGGGCGCGTTCCACACCGATTACATGGCACCGGCGGTGGCCACTCTCCGCGACGCGGCAGCCCGGACCGTGGGCGGCGATCCTCTCCGCACCATCTGGACCAACCGCGACGGTTCCGCAGTGCAGACCGGACGCGCGTTCATCGATCTTCTCGTCGAGCAGGTCGCCTCGCCTGTGCGCTGGGACCTCTGCATGGCGAGCTTCGCCGCTGCCGGCGTCACCGGCATCGTCGAACTCACCCCTGCGGGCACGCTCACCGGGCTCGCGAAGCGGGCGCTTCGCGGCGTCCCGACCGTCGCCGTGAAGACTCCCGACGACCTCGCCGCCGCCGTCGAGCTCTGGGAAGGATCGGCCGCATGA
- a CDS encoding beta-ketoacyl-ACP synthase III, with product MTISLRQPTGVAHTRIYAYGAARGELAVPNDDLVGPIDSSDEWIRQRTGIVTRMRAEADTDAIDLATQATREAIERSGVAPSAVDLVICATISNPKQTPSVSAIVADRVGANPAAAYDVNAACAGFAYGVAQADALIRAGAAHYAVVVGTEKLSDVVDPTDRSISFLLGDGAGAVVVGPSETPGIGPTVWGSDGSKAEAVGMNHTLTDFRDGKAPWPTLRQEGPTVFRWAVWEMVKVAREALEAAGIEASDLAAFVPHQANMRIIDEFAKQLKLPDTVVIGRDIETTGNTSAASIPLATHRLLEEHPELSGGLALQIGFGAGLVFGAQVIVLP from the coding sequence ATGACCATCTCGCTTCGTCAACCCACGGGCGTCGCCCATACGCGCATCTACGCCTATGGGGCCGCCCGTGGCGAACTCGCGGTCCCGAACGACGATCTGGTCGGCCCGATCGACTCCAGCGACGAGTGGATCCGCCAGCGCACGGGCATCGTCACACGCATGCGGGCCGAAGCCGACACCGATGCCATCGACCTGGCCACGCAGGCCACGCGAGAGGCGATCGAGCGTTCCGGTGTCGCTCCGAGTGCCGTGGACCTGGTGATCTGCGCGACGATCAGCAACCCCAAGCAGACGCCCTCGGTATCGGCGATCGTGGCCGATCGCGTGGGCGCCAACCCCGCGGCCGCCTACGACGTCAATGCGGCGTGCGCCGGCTTCGCGTACGGGGTGGCTCAGGCCGATGCCCTGATCCGGGCCGGTGCTGCGCACTATGCGGTCGTCGTGGGCACCGAGAAGCTCAGCGACGTCGTCGATCCCACCGATCGCAGCATCTCCTTCCTGCTCGGAGACGGGGCCGGCGCCGTCGTCGTCGGCCCGAGCGAGACGCCCGGCATCGGTCCCACCGTGTGGGGGTCCGATGGATCCAAGGCCGAGGCGGTCGGGATGAATCACACTCTCACGGACTTCCGCGACGGGAAGGCCCCGTGGCCGACCCTCCGTCAGGAGGGTCCCACTGTCTTCCGCTGGGCGGTGTGGGAGATGGTGAAGGTTGCGCGCGAGGCGCTGGAGGCTGCCGGCATCGAGGCATCCGATCTCGCCGCCTTCGTCCCGCACCAGGCCAACATGCGCATCATCGACGAATTCGCCAAGCAGCTGAAGCTTCCCGACACCGTGGTGATCGGTCGCGATATCGAGACCACCGGAAACACGTCGGCCGCGTCGATCCCCCTCGCGACACATCGTCTGCTGGAAGAACATCCCGAGCTCAGCGGCGGACTGGCTCTGCAGATCGGGTTCGGCGCCGGACTCGTCTTCGGCGCGCAGGTGATCGTGCTCCCGTGA
- a CDS encoding acyl carrier protein, translated as MAFTNDEVLAGLAELITDETGISADEVALEKSFTDDLDIDSISMMTIVVNAEEKFGVTIPDDEVKNLKTVGDAVTYITSNQA; from the coding sequence ATGGCATTCACCAACGACGAGGTCCTCGCCGGGCTCGCTGAGCTCATCACCGACGAAACCGGTATCTCAGCCGACGAGGTAGCCCTGGAGAAGTCGTTCACCGACGACCTCGACATCGACTCGATCTCGATGATGACGATCGTCGTCAACGCCGAGGAGAAGTTCGGCGTGACGATCCCCGACGACGAGGTGAAGAACCTCAAGACCGTCGGCGACGCCGTCACCTACATCACGTCGAACCAGGCGTAG
- a CDS encoding beta-ketoacyl-[acyl-carrier-protein] synthase family protein: MSTSRIVVTGIGASSPIGATAPESWEALLEGASGTRTLEHEWVEQYQLPVTFAAQAKVRPDTVLERPIAKRLDPASQFAMVAAMEAWEDAGRPEVAPERLGIDFATGIGGVWTLLDAWDTLREKGPRRVMPMTVPMLMPNAAAGNLSLHFGAKAFARTVASACASSTESIVNAVEHLRAGLADVVIAGGTESAIHPITIASFASMQALSRRNDDPATASRPCSVDRDGFVMGEGAGVLILETEEHARARGAKIYAAVVGGGVTADSYHITANDPEGVGAARAVRMALEMAGASPDDVTHVNAHATSTPVGDPNEYTALKTIFGDRIDEIPVSATKASTGHLLGGTGALEAIFTILALRDRVAPPTINITTQDPQVPFRISGESMELGQGDQLALSNSFGFGGHNAVAAFASV, encoded by the coding sequence ATGAGCACGTCACGCATCGTCGTCACCGGAATCGGCGCCTCCTCCCCCATCGGCGCGACCGCGCCCGAGAGCTGGGAGGCGCTGCTCGAGGGAGCGTCCGGGACACGCACCCTCGAGCACGAGTGGGTCGAGCAGTACCAGCTGCCCGTCACCTTCGCCGCTCAGGCCAAGGTGCGCCCCGACACCGTTCTCGAGCGTCCCATCGCCAAGCGGCTCGACCCGGCATCTCAGTTCGCCATGGTCGCGGCGATGGAGGCGTGGGAGGACGCCGGACGACCTGAGGTCGCTCCCGAGCGGCTCGGCATCGACTTCGCCACGGGTATCGGGGGCGTGTGGACGCTGTTGGACGCCTGGGACACCCTCCGCGAGAAGGGTCCCCGGCGGGTCATGCCCATGACCGTCCCGATGCTGATGCCCAATGCCGCCGCGGGCAACCTCTCGCTGCACTTCGGAGCGAAGGCCTTCGCCCGCACGGTGGCCAGTGCCTGCGCATCGAGCACCGAGTCGATCGTCAACGCCGTCGAGCACCTGCGCGCGGGCCTTGCCGACGTCGTGATCGCCGGCGGCACGGAGTCTGCGATTCATCCGATCACGATCGCCTCCTTCGCCTCGATGCAGGCGCTGTCACGCCGCAACGACGACCCCGCCACCGCGTCTCGGCCCTGCAGCGTGGACCGTGACGGATTCGTCATGGGCGAGGGTGCGGGTGTCCTCATCCTCGAGACCGAAGAGCACGCGCGAGCCCGTGGAGCCAAGATCTACGCCGCGGTCGTCGGTGGCGGCGTCACCGCGGACTCGTACCACATCACGGCGAACGACCCCGAGGGCGTGGGGGCGGCCCGCGCCGTGCGGATGGCGCTGGAGATGGCGGGCGCCTCGCCCGATGACGTCACCCACGTCAACGCCCACGCCACCTCGACGCCCGTCGGCGATCCGAACGAGTACACCGCACTCAAAACGATCTTCGGCGATCGGATCGACGAGATCCCGGTTTCGGCCACCAAGGCGTCCACGGGCCACCTTCTCGGCGGCACCGGTGCGCTCGAGGCGATCTTCACGATTCTGGCTCTCCGCGACCGCGTCGCCCCGCCCACCATCAACATCACGACGCAGGACCCCCAGGTGCCGTTCCGCATCTCGGGCGAGAGCATGGAGCTCGGGCAGGGCGACCAGCTCGCCCTCAGCAACTCGTTCGGGTTCGGCGGGCACAACGCCGTGGCCGCGTTCGCGAGCGTCTGA
- a CDS encoding DUF3145 domain-containing protein, whose translation MATTTARGVIYIHSAPRALCPHLEWAVGRALGRPVTFEWADQPVLSGSRRAEFYWEGPAGTGAALATAIRGWEHLRFEVSEDPTPRSDGGRWLHTPGLGIHYAQTDAAGNIVIGEDRLRYAMEIAAGDVQELQHELNVALGAAWDDELEPFRHAGDEASVVWLHKVG comes from the coding sequence ATGGCGACAACCACTGCGCGTGGAGTGATCTACATCCACTCCGCGCCACGCGCGTTGTGCCCCCACCTCGAGTGGGCGGTCGGCCGCGCCCTGGGTCGGCCGGTCACTTTCGAGTGGGCCGACCAGCCGGTGCTGTCGGGAAGTCGGCGCGCCGAGTTCTATTGGGAGGGTCCCGCGGGGACGGGCGCCGCGTTGGCGACGGCGATCCGCGGCTGGGAGCACCTCCGGTTCGAAGTGTCCGAAGACCCCACGCCGCGCAGCGACGGAGGCAGGTGGCTTCACACCCCGGGGCTCGGCATCCACTACGCCCAGACGGATGCTGCAGGCAACATCGTCATCGGCGAGGACCGCCTCCGCTACGCGATGGAGATCGCCGCCGGCGACGTCCAGGAGCTGCAGCATGAATTGAACGTCGCGCTGGGCGCTGCGTGGGACGACGAACTCGAACCCTTCCGTCACGCCGGAGACGAGGCATCCGTCGTCTGGCTCCACAAGGTGGGATGA